From Brassica rapa cultivar Chiifu-401-42 chromosome A06, CAAS_Brap_v3.01, whole genome shotgun sequence:
TGCTATGTGGGCTTATATCAATCAATAGATAGATTTTAGTTGAAAGTATTTTGATAAACTGATTATgttgtttcttctttttcatttgtCTACGGTTATggttatatttttaagaaagttTGGTCCTTGATTTTGATTTTAGGATATAAGTGTATTGCTGGAAGTTGCTTTCATCATTGATAATCGGGATCGAGTATACCGTAGAGTGAAGATTGATACATTCATCAGTATGACTGTTTTTAGCTATCAGTACTTTACTTGGTGGAAGTATAGCGAAGGAGTTGCAGAATTATAGGTGTTGCGAACTGCGAAGTACTTGCTGGAAGTATATTGCTGGTGCCCTGTACAAGACAGTAATTACAATGGCTCATACATTGATCCTACACTACAACCTGAGAGCATGTGTGTGAGAGTTAGCTCTTTCATCTTTTGCCTGACATCTCTATGTAATTCATAAGCCTCTTTGGTCACTTTCCTATCCTCAGTAACCTGATAACTCATATTACAAATTGTATTAGTAATTAATATGTACCATTTGAATGTATGTATTACAAGTTAGCTAATTGCTGGATTTTCTGAGTTATTCATCTTCATACCGATTGTTAGATAGATTACTGCACTCTTGTTATTAATAGTTGATATCTGCAGTTTATTTTAGTGTTGTTGTGACCATAGGTTTGCAGGAAGCAGCGGATGACAACAGTGTTTACAGAAACGAGGTTCACCATTCGCTGCACCAAGGCCGTGCGCTGCACCAAGTGTCAACACAGCGAAGCTGTCTTCTTCCAGGTGAATTATATTATAAGCTTAATTTGTTATCAGTCAACAAGTAAACAACATTATTTAATTGTTTAGATCATTTAGCTTCTCCCAAAAAGACCATTGCATTTATAACATAAAAAACTGGGGAATACGACAGTAAGCTGCGCTTTGCAGAAAGAATACAAGTTTACTAATGATCTCTCGAAAAACCAGACTGAGAGACTAAGCAACAAACTGATgattaagaatttttttatggTGCTTAACAAGCTCGAAACCAAGTTATGAATATATCTTGGGCCCTTTTATATATCACTGAACTCCCAAGTTAAGAATcttatgtgtgtgttttattCCTGATTTGAAACATGTGTAGGTCCTATTACAATCGCTGATCAAATGGCTGAAGAGGCCATGGTATCCATTATCTTCCACAACTCCCTACTCATGGTATTTGAGTTTCCATCGAATAAAGACACATTGATTGCTTCAGAAACGCGGAGGTTCTTTATCTGCAAGCACCGGTAGGAACATTAGCTATCCATTGTCTCCCATGAACGGTGGATACATGCGATATGTAATGTAATAACAGGTCTGGATAATAAACTAACTCGAGATCATATACCTGATTATGTTTTGGTGATTGATTTTTGTAATATAGGAAACAAACGGATGGGAAGGTGATCTGCAAGTGTATTACACATTAACTATGGAGCTGGTGATGTCTCTTCTGACCCTGACGTAACAAAGCAGTCATTATATGCTTTAGCTCTTCTGGAAGAGCAGCCAGGTTCATAGCATTGTTTGcttaattattaatagtttgTTCTATTTATAGCTGTCTAATGAATTGTTATGTTATTGATCTCCATACAGGTTGATTGCCATAAACAGTCAACAATGCTCTTTTGTCATACCCATGGTCAAGAAAATTCATTTGAAATGGAGCTTTAGTGGAGATCAATAAGGTTTGTTTCCCTCATGATCTCTTTAAGTTTTGAAACCACAGCCATGTCAGATAGCATAGTAAAAGAAATGcataaatgttaataaaatatgtgTTACAGTATGTGCtaaatataaaaacttaaaGCAAATGTGTGCATAAAAACTTATAAGATGAAATTGTGCCTAACCGAAACTtactaaaattcatataatctATGAAACGAAATATTTCTTACATAAGAGTCACTTTAATTTAGATACTTAATACATTGTGATTCTCTACTCTAGGATCTGTTTCAAATGCATTGAACTATTTTGTGTGAAAGCAGGTGGGGAAAACTGGAGTAAGAGGTGATAGAATAATGAAggaaacaaagaaagaagaaaacactTGGGAGCCATTTTGGGACGAGGAGTTTGAGTGTCAGCTTACAGTACCAGAGCTGGGGTTGCTCAGAGTTGAAGTTCACAACTACAACATGCTAGCGAAGGACAATTTCTCTGGCAGACATGTTTGTCTGTGGCGAGCTTAGACAGGGTCTACGTTCTGTTCCTTTGTATGATCGCAAAGGTGAGAGACTTGTGGCGGTTACACTTCTCATGCGGTCTCagtttgtttataaatcaaagtTTACTGTCATACTTCAAAAGAGTTGTCTTAAAGAAGTTTTTACAGCACAAAACAAGACAATGTCCTTACATAAAAGATATAACGAATCAAATAACTA
This genomic window contains:
- the LOC103873198 gene encoding uncharacterized protein LOC103873198 isoform X1, which produces MCVRVSSFIFCLTSLCLQEAADDNSVYRNEVHHSLHQGRALHQVSTQRSCLLPGPITIADQMAEEAMVSIIFHNSLLMVFEFPSNKDTLIASETRRFFICKHR
- the LOC103873198 gene encoding uncharacterized protein LOC103873198 isoform X2 codes for the protein MCVRVSSFIFCLTSLCLQEAADDNSVYRNEVHHSLHQGRALHQVSTQRSCLLPGPITIADQMAEEAMKRGGSLSASTGRNISYPLSPMNGGYMRYVM